The Watersipora subatra chromosome 1, tzWatSuba1.1, whole genome shotgun sequence genome has a window encoding:
- the LOC137409253 gene encoding DNA repair protein RAD51 homolog 3-like: MSRETCTYPISVTLKHKLIKAGYSTEACFAKSSPLSLSKDASITKEEALQVLQLVRKEDEASAIMSCTAHSIAQQEQATLGIVTFSQKIDNMLGDGIPLSKITELCGVPGVGKTQMSLQLCVDATIPESFGGVQGQAIYIDTEGSFVAERVAQISKATIRHCQSVASGLQDPDMAEEAKSYTVERIMKSIHYFRCTSCVELLALINQLPQFILNKCNSNVKVIVVDSFAFHFRHDWDDMTTRTRVMGNLAQQLIRIAVSEQLAVVLVNQMTTKVNAADSKVVPALGESWSHVSTNRMLLLWKNGVRYANLFKSPNRKEDTVPYCVTVEGIRDVDAPAEADEAEEEMPRKWQRIA; this comes from the exons ATGTCTCGTGAAACCTGTACGTATCCAATTTCTGTTACCCTCAAGCACAAGCTTATAAAAGCAGGATACAGCACAGAAGCCTGTTTTGCTAAATCTTCACCACTATCCCTCTCAAAAG ATGCATCAATCACAAAAGAGGAGGCTTTACAGGTTTTGCAACTGGTAAGGAAGGAAGATGAAGCTAGTGCTATTATGAGCTGTACAGCACACTCTATAGCTCAGCAAGAGCAGGCAACTCTCGGCATTGTCACATTCTCTCAAAAGATTGATAACATGCTTGGGGATGGCATACCCTTGTCAAAGATAACGGAGTTGTGTGGAGTACCCGGAGTTGGCAAAACTCAGATGAG CTTGCAGCTGTGCGTAGATGCGACAATCCCAGAGTCATTTGGAGGTGTTCAAGGTCAGGCAATCTATATTGACACAGAAGGTAGTTTTGTTGCTGAGAGGGTGGCACAAATAAGCAAGGCAACGATAAGGCACTGTCAGTCAGTGGCCTCTGGTCTACAGGATCCTG ATATGGCTGAAGAGGCAAAAAGTTACACTGTGGAAAGAATCATGAAGTCTATACACTACTTCAGATGTACTTCCTGTGTCGAGTTGCTCGCCCTCATAAACCAGCTCCCACAATTCATTCTCAACAAATGTAACTCCAAT GTGAAGGTCATAGTTGTTGACAGTTTCGCATTCCATTTCCGGCATGACTGGGATGACATGACGACACGAACGCGTGTGATGGGCAACCTTGCTCAGCAGTTAATAAGGATTGCTGTCAGTGAACAGCTGGCT GTGGTACTGGTCAACCAAATGACAACAAAAGTGAATGCAGCTGACAGCAAGGTAGTACCTGCTCTCGGAGAAAGTTGGAGTCATGTGTCTACCAACAGAATGTTGCTCTTGTGGAAGAATGGCGTCAGATATGCAAACTTATTTAAATCACCCAATAGAAAAGAGGATACTGTCCCATACTGCGTAACA GTCGAAGGTATCAGGGATGTAGATGCTCCTGCAGAAGCTGATGAGGCAGAGGAGGAAATGCCCCGTAAATGGCAAAGAATAGCCTAG